GATTGGGTGCAAAGCATGGCTGGCCTCGCGACCGACCTCTATACCGCTGGTGCCGATTGGATCACCTCACTTTGGGACGGTGCAAAGGACAAAGCCGCCGAAATGATGGAATGGTTCACGGGCCTACCCGGGCGCATTGCTGACGCTGTTGGCACGCTCGATATGAGCAAGCTGTGGTCCGACGGTGTTCCTGAGGATGCCGTTGCCCTCGACCCCAACCAATCGGTTTTCGGCACGGCTCTGCCTCCGCCTCCGACCGACGGCGCGCCTGATGGCGCTCGTCGCTCCGGCGGTCCCATCACGGCTGGCAACAGCTACGTGGTGGGTGAGGACGGCCCTGAGGTCGTGACCCCGACCCGCAATGGGTATGTCCACCCCAACCGGAGCCTTGACGCTGAGGCGGGCGCTCCGCGCCGCTCCGAACGTGAAAGCGGCGGGGTGACGGTCGGCGCTCTGCACTTCGCGCCACAACTCTCGTTCCCCAATGCGGGGCCGGAGGACGCGCGCCGCATAGCTGAAGAGGCAGTGCGGCTCATGGAGGAAAAGCTGCGCGAGCTTCAGCGCGGCAGCTTTGCTGATGGAGTCTACTGATGCTGATGACAATCGGACTGCTGCAATTCAAGGTCCAGCCTCTGGCTTTGGCCGAGTTCAGCAGAACCTTCGGCGCTGACTACGCCAGCAAGCCCGTGGTCGGCGCAGCGCCCGTGCTGGAATATGTCGGGCCTGCGGCGACCACCTTTTCCCTGAGTGCGAAACTCTATCCCCACAATTTCGGGGATGGGGCCAGCATCGCGATCCTCCAGCAGATCGTGGCGAGCGGGAACCCGCAATACATGATCCGAGGCGACGGCGCGCTCTTCGGTTGGGTTGTCATCGACAACGTGACCGAGGGGCATAGCCAGCTCGCGGAGAACGGCGTGGGCCACATCGTTGATGTGGATCTGAGCCTGATCAAATCAGGACCGCCTGACGGGGGTCTCTACTACAGCGTTATGAGCCAGCTATTCGGATGACGGACAAAACTGAAACCATCACAGTGAGGACCGACCAGACCACCGTTTCGATGCTGGTCTGGCGTCGATACCGTCGCCCGATGCCAGGTCTGGTGGAGCGCATCCTCGCTCTGAATATCGGGCTGGCATCCTCGCCCTTCATCCCAGTCGGGACCGAGGTCGTGATGCCCATCGAGGAGGCGACGCAGCAGAATAGCGTCAAACTGGTGACGCTATGGTGAAGCGGTCAGTCGCACAGATCACCGTTGGCGAAACCGTCCTCACGATGGAAAGCAAAAGGCTGATGCGTATCCGCGTCAACCTGCCAGCCGAGGGGGAGGCGGCGAACGCCACCATCACCGTGGACTCCACTGGTCTGGCGATGCCGTCTCGCGGCGATGAAGTCACCATCGACCTCGGCTGGGATGGGCAGGGGCTTGCGCGTGTGTTCAAGGGCCGCATCGACGATGTGACCGACAACCTGTCGCGCAGCGCGGGCCAGACCTTCGAAATCACCGCCCGCGGCACCGACACGCTGGGGGAGGTCAAGACGACCCGTCGCCGGCACTGGGACAACGCCACGGTCGGCGCGATCGCCGCCGACCTCGCGTCCATGTCAGGGCTGACCTCGAACGTCGCTCCGGACCTCGCGGGTGTCTCGGTGCCGTACTTCGCCGCCATTGACGAGAGCGTATTCCAAGCCGGAACGCGCCTCGCGTCTCAGGTCGGAGGGCATTTCCGCATTGAGGGCGACGAAATGCTGATCGCCTCGAAAACGGCGAACTACGCCGCCGTGGCTGCGGCCACCTACGGCAAAAACCTGATCGAATATTCCATCAGCACCATCCGTGCTCGGAACCGCTTCGGCGTGATCGTTGGTCAGTATTTCGACAGGGGCTCGTCCTCCATCAAAACGGTGGAGGTCGAGACCGAACTGAATAGCACCGCGCGCTACACCATCCAGCCTCCGGCCGCCTCGAAAGAGGACGCCCAAATGAGGGCCGAGGCCATGGCTGCGACGTGCGCGCGGGACAGCTCGTCGGGGACAGTGACCATCGACGGGGGAGTGGTCATCTGTGATGGCCGTATTGTTGTCTCCGGCACCAAGTCGGACGGCGAGTATCGAGTAGTGGGAGTTACACATGAATGGTCAAGATCAGGCTGGACGACCAATGTGTCGATCGGTCTCGCGTCGCAGGACGGTGGAGGGGAAAGTGCCGACAATTGATAACCAAATGGCGCGGTATCTGAATGAGCCGCGCCGCCGTGCAGAGGTGAACGCTGCGCTCTGCGCATTGTGGTTCGCGGGTGTGAACCTCTACTTTTCACAGGCATACGGCGACCCCTTGCGTTGGGCCGGTGGCACCGAGCATCAGCACTTTTTGCTGAACCTGTCTGTGCTGATCGCGTGCATGGTTCACAGCCTCGGCATTTGGATGAACGGTCGCTGGAAACACGGCGTCTATTCCACGGCCCTCCGAATGATGGCGATGGCCTATCTGTGCGGTGTGGCTGGCACTATGAGTATCAGCGGATTTATCGCGCACAACAGCGCCTTCGCGATCTATCCGCCGTGCGTTTTTTATTTTTTCCAAGGGGCCAGAGCCGCGTTCAATGATTGGCGGATGGCAGTGAACGGGTACCGATATGACTGACGAAATCGAAATGCTGCCGCTGGATCAAATCTCGGATGCTGGGCCTGCCGCCGTTGTCGTCGCTATCTGTCTGGTGCTGATCGCGTATCGCTCGGTATTCGCGCGCTTCATGAAGCCCGTTGAGCATCCCGCAGAAACGGCATTGAAACAGTCCCAGAGCCAGTTCGGCACGATGATGCAGGACCTGAAACACGTCGTTCGTATCGCTGACGAAATGAAGCGGGATCAGCGCGACCTGTTGGAAAACGACGCCGAGATTAAGGCCAGCATGAAACGGATCGAAAAGGACGCCGCCGAAATCCTGCTGCACATGCGATACGCCACCCAGCACATCGCGCCCGGTCCGCGTACCGACTGATCAAACCATCATTAACGATCACCCAGAGGGCGGCACTTCGGTGCCGCCCTTTTTCCTGTTTACGGAGGCCGATATGGCAACGGAAATGAAGCGCATCATTGCGCACTGGACGGGCGGCGCTAATCGCGCTTCCTCGCTCGACCGAGAGCACTACCACAAGATCGTCGAAATCGACGGAACGGTGGTCACTGGAAACGAGACCATTGCCGACAACATTGTCACGTCCGATGGCGATTACGCGGCTCACACGCTGCACCTGAACACCGGCAGCATTGGTGTTGCGGTCTGCGGCATGGCTGGCGCTGTGGAAAGCCCGCTGTCCTGTGGCGACCACCCCATCACCGAGACGCAGTTCGATGCCTTCTGCGAAACGATTGCGCGCCTCTGTCTGGACTACGACATTGAGGTCACGCCCCAGACGGTCCTGACCCATGCCGAGGTCGAGACCAATCTCGGCGTGAAGCAGCGGGGGAAGTGGGACATTACCGTGCTGCCGTGGCGCTCCGATCTGCGCGGTGCACGGGTCTGCGGCGACTACATGCGCGAGAAGGTCAAGCAGACGCTCGGCGCACGTCCGCAGCGTCAGGCTGACCCGCGTCCGATCCTCCGCACCGGCGATCAGGGCATTGCAGTTGCAGAGCTTCAGCACGACCTCGAACAGCTCCGCTACTTCGTCGGCCGCGTCGACGGGATCTTCGGCCCGCGTACCCGCGACATGGTGCTGGCTTTCCAAGCCGATCACGGCCTGCCCACCACGGGTGTGGCCGACCATGCTACGCGGCAGGCGCTCGATCACGCTGCTCCTCGCCCCGAGCGGGACGTGTCGCAGGAGGAAATCGACCAGAAGTCCGGCACCTGTCAGGACGCCCGCGTTACCGAGGCGGTCGGCGGTGTCGTCGGTGTCGGAGGCCCCGCTGTAATCGCCACACAGATCGACGACGTAAGCGCATCCATCGACACCGCATCCAACACCATGACGGGCCTGAGCGGGGCGCTCTCGCGCGCCTCCGAGCTGGTGACTGCGAACTGGCCCGCGCTGCTCCTGATCGGCGGCTGTGTCGCGGTCTGGTTCATCCTCCGCGCCAATGCTCGTCAGACCCGCGCCCGTCGCCTTCGCGATGCGCGTGAAGGCCGGAACCTGGCACGATGATGGGGGTGATCGTTGCCCGCATCTTCGGATCGCGGCTGGGCCGCTCCGTTACCCTCCTCCTCGGCCTCGTGGTCGCGGTGTTGGGCTACGGCGCGAAAGAGAAACTGAACGGGCGGCGCGAGGAACAGATGCGCCGCCGTATTCGTGACCTCGAACGCATGAAAGGAATGCAAGATGCGGGGAAAGCTGTGGATCGTTCTCGGGCTGGCATTGATGGCCGGCTGCGAGATGGTCGGTTCTGAAAAACCTATCGGCACGGCCTCGGTCGTGACCTCTGAGCCGTGGAAAATTGTCGACTATGACCCTGCGTTTCAGATCGCGGTGGCCGACGAGCTAATGGGGCTGCCGGAGGGCAGCCCCATTGCTGTGATGATCGCTGATTATGCTGTGCTGCGCGCTGAGCTGCGTGGCGATGCTGACTGATGATCACGCTGGCGTTCTATAAGGATGACAGTCGGTGGCTGGATAAGATTATCCAGCTCGCCACCGGCGGTCCCTATAGCCATGTCGAAATGATAGCAGGACCGGCGGAGGTGGACGAGTGCCACCTCTGCCTATCCTCGTCATGGCGGGATGGTGGGGTAAGGTCGAAGTATATCCGCCTGCGCAGTGAGGCGTGGGACGTGGTTCAGCTTCCCGTTCCCGCAGAATGCACGAGTTTCATTGAGACCCGATTGGGCCTCAAATACGACGTCGCGGGCGTACTTTTATCGCGCGTCTGTCCTTTGGACATTTTCGGTCCGAACCGCTGGTTCTGTAGCGAGATCATCGCTGCTGCGCTTGGCATGTCTCGGTACCACGCAATCAGCCCGAACGGGCTGTATGACATTGTGACCTATGACCCGTGATGGGTTGATGCCCCCGCTTTCGAGCGGGGGCTTTTTTGCGTTTCTGGGTCAGCGATACGCGCCGCATGTGAACAGTCCGGTAGGAACATTTGTGCCCGAGGCAGAGAACGAACCCACGGGGAGGTCATCCCATCTTCCGTCCGGCAATTTGCCGTGGTCGTAGTGCGCCGTGGCTGGCAGCACCGAAACCAGCCTGCCGGATGGTTTGAGGAACTTTCGGGCGTGGGCCAAGTGTTTGAGGTAGTGCTGACCATAGAACGGGGGATTCATCAGCACGAAGTCGTAGATCGGGTCGGGGTGAACCTTCAGGAAATTGGCGACCTGAACCGCATAGCCCTTCTGGCGGCACACCATCGCCCGCGCCTCGAAATACTCGATGCCGTCGACGATCACCTCGCAGGACCGCATCCGGGTTTCCTTCTGCATCGCGAGAAAGCTGTGCAGCGCGTCGATCAGGTGGCCCTCGCCGCAGCTCGGTTCGAGTAGGCGCACCGTTCCTTGGTGTGGCAGGTCTAGACGAGACACGGCTTTCATGGCGGCCTCCTGAGGTGTCCAGTAGAATTGCAGGTCCGTGGAGACTTCGCGCGAGCCTTCTGGTTTCATCCCCTCCGGTGCAGGGGCGTCCGGCAGCACTTGGCCGTAATACTCGGCCAGCGCCTCATTGATCTGACGCTGGGCGGTGCGGTCGAAGAGGATGTGCATATTCCCGTTTTTGAATCCGCGACATGTGCAGCCGAATATCACCGCTTCCTCGTCTGATTTTGCAAGCGCCAACAGCGCGGCCTTTTCCTTGTACTCCAGCTTTGGCTGATCGTTCAGGCGCGCCATCGCGTCGATAACGTTCCAGAACTGACCCGCGCGCCAACGGTCCTCGACATAGGCAGTGCACGCGCCGGAAATCACCATCCGTTTCGGCAATCCCTTCACCCCGATCGCCACCTTGCTGTGAGACTTGTAGGCCGGATCGAGGTCGGTGAATGCCTCGGCTACACCGCGCAGCATCTGAGCCCGCTCGTTGATGAGGAAGTCACCGAACAGCTCGACGATCTTTTCCTTCGTGAACTCGGGCGGGTTTTCGAGCATCCGGTCGAACTTGTCTTTGTCCTTGGCGGTGCAGCGGTCCCAGATTTTCAGATACGACATGGTGTACCGCCAAGCCGAAAGCAGCAGGGCGGCATTGGCTTGGCGCGCCTCGTATTGCGAGAGGAGGCTTGCTGCCGTCCAACTCCCTGACTGTCCGCTGACCTGCACCGCCTCGTTCATCCGCTTGGCGGCTGCGTTGTAGGTGTCGAACTCCTCGGATAACGCCAGCAACTTGGCGTCGTACTCCGCGACAATCTCTGAGGGCATTTTCTGGGGCGCAGGGACGCTATGTTGGTTCATTCTGGTCTCCGTACTAGGGAAAAAGAAAGCCCCGCCTGAGCGGGGCTGTTTTCGGGGTCTGAGGGGATCAGATGAACGCTGCTTCTTCGCCGGAGCAGAACTGCCAGTACATTTCCAAGCCGTGAACCATTCGCGTCAGAACCTTGCTGCGCGCAGTCTCTTCGAGGCCGATCCAGACCAAGCCGATTTTCTCGTCCTCGGTCATGAAGGCATCGTCGGCGTAGAAGTCGTCCTCGTCGTCGTGGTCGATAGGCTCGATGCTCAACGAGGTCATGTGATCAAGGTCGAGCGTGCTCTCCAGAGCAGCACCTACATCGGGGATGAGGGAAAAGTGCTCGGCCATCTTCACGGTGACTGTCTCGAAATCGTCCAGACCGATGATGGTGCTGAGGTTGATCGGGGCGGGGGTTGCAGCGACTGCGTTCATCAAAATCTCCAATAGCAACTGAGGAAAGCTCCTCTGAAATTGGAAATTAAGGTGTGATTCCCGCCCTGTAAACACTTCTGTTGGATTTTTTCCAACTATTTACTGAGGCGCGATCACATCCAGCCAGGGCCAGTCCGCCCATTTGTCCCCGATGGCGCGGAGGTGGCTATATCGCTGGAGCGATTGCCACGACTTGTGACCCGTCACCATGGCGATCTGCGGCACCGTTCTCCCCATCTCGGCCAGACGTGAGGCGCACTCGTGTCGTAGGGAGTGGAAAACCAGCTCTTCGTCATCCCCAAGGCCCAGCGCCTTCTTCGCGCGGGTGAACCGCGCCGACATGCTCTCCGTGTTGAAAGGGAATATGCGCTCGTCGTCACGCGGCATAGCGGCGATGATGCGCTGCGCCTCGGGTAGCAGCTCACACCACACGTCGTTGCCGAGCTTCTGGCCGGGATGTTTCATGTCTCGGACCAAAACCCGATCACCATCAAGGTCGGACCACCTGATGCGGCAAATCTCGTCGATGCGCCGCGCGCTGAATAGCCCGAACGCGGCCAGCTTCGACATTGGCGCCGACTGGGGATAGGCTCTCTCGCTGGCGTGGAAATGGTTCATGAACAGATCCATTTCCTCGACCGTGATCCGGCGCTCACGGGTGCCGCTCTTGCCGACCAGTTTCAGCGACTTCGCGGCCTCCATTCCATCCTGAAACTGGTTGCGGTCGAACTCGAAACCCCACGCGGATCGCGACACGCGGATCACGGCCCCGAGGTGGCTCAGGTAATTCTGGACCGTCTGTGGTGATCTCATTTCGCCGTGCTTGTAGTTCCGGTCCAGCTTCACGCCGTCTCCGTTCCGCAGGGATCGAGCCAAAGACACGACCTGCTGACTGTTGAAGTCGCCCGCGGGCATGTCGGCCACGGGTAGGGTGCGAAGCGTCCGCAACACCTGCGCCTTGGTGTCACCCATCTGGCCGGTCATGAACTCGGTGTAGAGGTCGATCGCCTCTCCAATGGTGCGACCCCCAGACTTGGACCGCGCCGCGCTCAGCCCCTCGTCGGTCGCCGTTTCCTTTTCGAGCTTCTTTATCCACCGCTTTGCCAT
Above is a window of Marivivens aquimaris DNA encoding:
- a CDS encoding phage tail protein, whose translation is MLMTIGLLQFKVQPLALAEFSRTFGADYASKPVVGAAPVLEYVGPAATTFSLSAKLYPHNFGDGASIAILQQIVASGNPQYMIRGDGALFGWVVIDNVTEGHSQLAENGVGHIVDVDLSLIKSGPPDGGLYYSVMSQLFG
- a CDS encoding tail protein X, with amino-acid sequence MTDKTETITVRTDQTTVSMLVWRRYRRPMPGLVERILALNIGLASSPFIPVGTEVVMPIEEATQQNSVKLVTLW
- a CDS encoding phage late control D family protein, with product MVKRSVAQITVGETVLTMESKRLMRIRVNLPAEGEAANATITVDSTGLAMPSRGDEVTIDLGWDGQGLARVFKGRIDDVTDNLSRSAGQTFEITARGTDTLGEVKTTRRRHWDNATVGAIAADLASMSGLTSNVAPDLAGVSVPYFAAIDESVFQAGTRLASQVGGHFRIEGDEMLIASKTANYAAVAAATYGKNLIEYSISTIRARNRFGVIVGQYFDRGSSSIKTVEVETELNSTARYTIQPPAASKEDAQMRAEAMAATCARDSSSGTVTIDGGVVICDGRIVVSGTKSDGEYRVVGVTHEWSRSGWTTNVSIGLASQDGGGESADN
- a CDS encoding peptidoglycan recognition protein family protein; the encoded protein is MATEMKRIIAHWTGGANRASSLDREHYHKIVEIDGTVVTGNETIADNIVTSDGDYAAHTLHLNTGSIGVAVCGMAGAVESPLSCGDHPITETQFDAFCETIARLCLDYDIEVTPQTVLTHAEVETNLGVKQRGKWDITVLPWRSDLRGARVCGDYMREKVKQTLGARPQRQADPRPILRTGDQGIAVAELQHDLEQLRYFVGRVDGIFGPRTRDMVLAFQADHGLPTTGVADHATRQALDHAAPRPERDVSQEEIDQKSGTCQDARVTEAVGGVVGVGGPAVIATQIDDVSASIDTASNTMTGLSGALSRASELVTANWPALLLIGGCVAVWFILRANARQTRARRLRDAREGRNLAR
- a CDS encoding class I SAM-dependent methyltransferase encodes the protein MNQHSVPAPQKMPSEIVAEYDAKLLALSEEFDTYNAAAKRMNEAVQVSGQSGSWTAASLLSQYEARQANAALLLSAWRYTMSYLKIWDRCTAKDKDKFDRMLENPPEFTKEKIVELFGDFLINERAQMLRGVAEAFTDLDPAYKSHSKVAIGVKGLPKRMVISGACTAYVEDRWRAGQFWNVIDAMARLNDQPKLEYKEKAALLALAKSDEEAVIFGCTCRGFKNGNMHILFDRTAQRQINEALAEYYGQVLPDAPAPEGMKPEGSREVSTDLQFYWTPQEAAMKAVSRLDLPHQGTVRLLEPSCGEGHLIDALHSFLAMQKETRMRSCEVIVDGIEYFEARAMVCRQKGYAVQVANFLKVHPDPIYDFVLMNPPFYGQHYLKHLAHARKFLKPSGRLVSVLPATAHYDHGKLPDGRWDDLPVGSFSASGTNVPTGLFTCGAYR
- a CDS encoding tyrosine-type recombinase/integrase; this encodes MERTRADGSVSYTAQVTRKKGGRIVFRKSQTFNSKAMAKRWIKKLEKETATDEGLSAARSKSGGRTIGEAIDLYTEFMTGQMGDTKAQVLRTLRTLPVADMPAGDFNSQQVVSLARSLRNGDGVKLDRNYKHGEMRSPQTVQNYLSHLGAVIRVSRSAWGFEFDRNQFQDGMEAAKSLKLVGKSGTRERRITVEEMDLFMNHFHASERAYPQSAPMSKLAAFGLFSARRIDEICRIRWSDLDGDRVLVRDMKHPGQKLGNDVWCELLPEAQRIIAAMPRDDERIFPFNTESMSARFTRAKKALGLGDDEELVFHSLRHECASRLAEMGRTVPQIAMVTGHKSWQSLQRYSHLRAIGDKWADWPWLDVIAPQ